Proteins encoded together in one Musa acuminata AAA Group cultivar baxijiao chromosome BXJ3-6, Cavendish_Baxijiao_AAA, whole genome shotgun sequence window:
- the LOC103971069 gene encoding transcription factor WRKY45-1-like has translation MNWHEQGNMKAAMEELIRGQEQVTRLQSMLKDMLPPEYPSGPAADLLIEVLSSFSKALSLLDLGSSAEANPPSSNGGVRRKMQSPRRVSCRGRQHPYTCRTTFLKTIEDGFTWRKYGQKNIYGAKHPRSYYRCIHKHGQGCQATRQVQRTEQDDSTFAITYMGDHTCTDATTPRDQPTHHDITSGSNTAAANDRRPTPPSSALGNPKQECEEEVISNHSPSTPSSSQLLKLPALSAFQGSSPPMAQLMEAVSEQYCSLEMEFDPSEFKLEDMFELSHDEYNC, from the exons atgaaCTGGCATGAGCAAGGAAACATGAAGGCGGCCATGGAAGAGCTGATAAGGGGGCAGGAGCAGGTAACTCGCCTGCAATCCATGCTGAAAGACATGCTGCCACCGGAGTACCCATCCGGCCCGGCCGCCGACTTGCTCATCGAGGTCTTGAGCTCCTTCTCCAAGGCACTGTCTCTACTGGACCTGGGAAGTTCAGCTGAGGCAAACCCCCCTTCTTCTAATGGTGGCGTGAGGAGGAAGATGCAGTCTCCTCGGAGAGTTAGTTGCAGAGGAAG ACAACATCCATATACATGTAGAACGACATTCTTGAAGACCATTGAGGATGGCTTTACATGGAGAAAGTATGGACAGAAGAATATATATGGTGCCAAGCATCCAAG AAGCTACTACAGATGCATCCACAAGCATGGCCAAGGCTGCCAGGCCACAAGGCAAGTGCAGCGGACCGAGCAGGACGACTCCACCTTCGCCATCACCTACATGGGAGATCACACATGCACCGACGCCACCACGCCGCGCGATCAACCCACACATCACGACATCACTTCCGGATCGAACACCGCCGCCGCCAACGATCGCCGGCCGACTCCTCCCTCGTCCGCCCTTGGGAATCCGAAGCAGGAGTGCGAGGAGGAAGTGATAAGCAACCACTCACCGAGCACTCCTTCCTCCTCGCAGCTTCTCAAGCTACCGGCGCTGTCAGCGTTTCAAGGCTCGTCTCCTCCAATGGCGCAGCTCATGGAAGCTGTTTCGGAGCAGTACTGTAGCTTGGAGATGGAGTTCGATCCTTCCGAATTCAAGCTGGAAGACATGTTTGAACTGAGCCATGATGAGTACAACTGTTAG
- the LOC103975028 gene encoding vacuolar-sorting receptor 1-like yields the protein MGGRMLWLLVPVLFLCGTCWGRFVVEKNSLKVTSPNSLKGIYESAIGNFGVPQYGGTMVGIVAYPKVNWKACHNFKDFDISYKSKPGGFPTFLLVDRGDCYFITKAWNAQNSGAAAVLVADNVAEPLITMNTPEEENSKADYLQNITIPSALISKSFGDRLKKAIENGDMVSVNLDWKESLPHPDNRVEYEFWTNCNDECGPKCDSQIQFFKNFKGAAQILEKKSYTKFTPHYITWYCAEIFLSSKRCKSQCINHGRYCAPDPEQDFSKGYDGKDVVMQNLRQVCLFKVASESGKPWLWWDYVTDFAIRCPMKEKKYTKGCAEEVIKALGVDLKKINKCMGDPDADEENPVLKAEQDAQIGKDSRGDVTILPTLVINNRQYRGNLDRTAVLKAICAGFKETTEPAVCLSDDIQTNECLENNGGCWQDKASNITACKDTFRGRLCECPVVEGVKFVGDGYTHCKAKKPSTEGGWSFLSVFFILTIAGVGAYCLYKYRFRSYMDSEIRAIMAQYMPLENPEAHSHIRNDQS from the exons ATGGGGGGAAGGATGCTGTGGTTATTGGTGCCGGTTCTTTTTCTTTGCGGTACTTGTTGGGGGAGGTTCGTGGTAGAGAAGAACAGCTTGAAGGTGACGTCGCCGAATTCACTGAAAGGCATCTACGAGTCCGCTATTGGGAACTTCGGCGTTCCTCAGTACGGCGGGACGATGGTGGGGATCGTGGCGTATCCGAAGGTCAACTGGAAGGCCTGCCACAACTTCAAAGACTTCGACATTTCTTATAAGTCTAAACCTGGAGGCTTCCCTACCTTTCTTCTAGTAGATAGGGGAG ATTGTTACTTTATCACAAAAGCATGGAATGCACAGAATTCTGGAGCTGCTGCTGTCCTTGTTGCTGATAATGTGGCAGAACCTTTAATAACAATGAACACACCCGAGGAGGAGAACAGCAAAGCAGACTATCTGCAGAACATCACAATTCCTTCAGCACTGATCAGCAAGAGCTTTGGAGACCGTTTGAAGAAAGCAATTGAGAATGGTGATATGGTTAGTGTCAATTTGGATTGGAAAGAGTCTTTACCCCATCCTGACAACCGTGTGGAATATGAATTTTGGACAAACTGTAATGATGAATGTGGCCCTAAATGTGACAGTCAAATACAGTTTTTTAAGAACTTCAAAGGAGCAGCACAGATACTAGAGAAAAAAAGTTATACCAAGTTTACCCCACATTACATAACATGGTATTGCGCTGAAATCTTTCTTTCTAGCAAGCGGTGCAAATCCCAGTGCATCAACCATGGAAGATATTGTGCACCCGATCCTGAACAGGACTTCAGCAAAGGTTATGATGGGAAAGATGTTGTGATGCAAAACTTGCGTCAAGTCTGCTTGTTTAAGGTTGCCAGTGAAAGTGGGAAGCCTTGGCTGTGGTGGGATTATGTTACTGACTTTGCAATCCGTTGTCCTATGAAGGAAAAGAAATACACAAAAGGATGTGCTGAAGAAGTAATCAAAGCACTTG GCGTTGATCTGAAGAAAATAAACAAATGTATGGGAGATCCTGATGCAGATGAAGAAAATCCTGTGCTTAAAGCAGAGCAAGATGCACAG ATTGGAAAGGATTCCCGTGGAGATGTTACTATTTTACCAACTCTTGTTATTAACAATAGGCAGTATAGAG GTAATCTGGACAGAACTGCAGTGCTTAAAGCAATCTGTGCTGGTTTCAAAGAGACGACCGAGCCAGCTGTTTGTTTAAGTGATG ACATACAAACAAATGAATGCCTAGAGAACAATGGTGGATGCTGGCAGGATAAGGCTTCTAATATCACTGCATGCAAG GATACTTTTCGTGGAAGACTATGTGAGTGCCCTGTTGTGGAAGGTGTGAAGTTTGTTGGTGATGGATACACTCATTGTAAAG CCAAGAAGCCTTCTACGGAGGGTGGATGGAGCTTTTTGTCGGTTTTCTTCATTCTAACCATAGCTGGAGTTGGTGCTTATTGTCTGTACAAGTACAGATTCCGG AGTTACATGGACTCGGAGATTCGTGCTATCATGGCTCAGTACATGCCGCTGGAGAACCCGGAAGCACATAGCCATATTCGTAATGACCAAAGCTGA